TCATGGCTGACGCAAGACGCGCAGCCATCACGGGGAGATTGGAACTTAGCCTCGCGAAACAGGGCTGATaggctcaaacttacttctcaaataagaagtaaagcggtcgtatcaagtaaagaacccaactaatgagcttgggatcgttcccacgagaaaaatagttcagatttaactttattctattattactattatttagtcaattatttccctagaaaacaaaagacagtaaaggggggtttttatttctaaattaatgaaaataattaactaaattaaagtaacaaaCTAACAGATTCtaatcttggagcttaatcaattaataaaagtaactagggcttaagtgttccccacaggtttctaacttgataattgtaactataacaattttttcctagtatcttgcatgtaaagtgataagttatgtatctctaaatccttggtccggcatctagaaaatttcactccgcaccttggtccggctatgtgtgttgctatactaacccttacctttacctcacaTGAAGCATTGTATTAGATATTTGACTAAggtattacctcgtaccaatcgacactaacctattagatagtgtacactaaatctatgtcaataattcttttcctattatctacctcctttgtccggcaagtagcattaaggcgagttctaacgttggccattcgttaaaaagacttctaaacgaaagaattatcaatacatgcaagacacaattctagaattgctattttagttagattttacctgattattcacccatggttcccacaaccctagttatggagtttagttacccatggtcataatcacactattcatatatttaatataagaattcatgcacttactttaatgagaaaaaataaaatccagaaattcacttgattaatcaacaaaagtaccaacaatcaattccagaaaaaatgTAAAgattgctgaaattaatccttcaatacttgaacaagagaactaaagattatccaaaagcctaactatcaaaaagtctaactatcaaaaagtctaaccccaaaaatgaagtttttcgaactatttataaaaacaaaaacctgataaaagaaggattctaattactgaaaatctgtaaAAATGcttctgagtcgacggacctcgtgacggactgtcgtggtcacgacggcccatcatggtcacgacgggccgtcatggcctccgtcgtcccatacttcacaaattcttctgcagctttcttcattaccgtcaacgaacaggtatgacagaccattccaagcacgaaggtccgtcgagggtctccgttccataatactttatcttcttggaatttgggtactggactactctctgatcattacgacgaAGCAGCAGGACAGACTGTCGTGGcaatgacggttcgtcgtggaattccgtaatcccacactaggtgaGACTTCCCCAACTTCgttcagcagcttctctccttactacgatgccacctacggaccgtcacaggctccacggaccgtcataagctccttaggtggtctcttctgcatttctcacTAAAAAACATCTGCGTTCAACtgtggacagatttcctgcaaataaggagaaacttacataaaaatcaatacaaaaaggcttttggacacaaactaaacataaggaaaaagcattaaaaataccgtgaaacgaCGGTACATCAAGGGCCTACACGAGGTCCACTGCCTCAAATcggatttcaaaaataaatcgTGAAATTAACCCCGCGATGCGCAGCTACTTACTAGATTCGCAAAAGTCgtatttttagtgttttgacttcacaaaagacctatttaagtgaggggtattttgggtaatttaattGGTGACTATATAAGGTCTTAGGGTAAATTTTAGGTAAATTTTAACACTCAAAACAAGTCccaaaagttgaaataaaaaaatcactctCATCTTTCTCAAAAtctctcttcctccaaacctccattgaagaccattaGAGAtccaagaagaagataaatCCTTCAAGTTTCCAACCAAATTTCTTGGATTTATCATCTTTAAGCTATGGTTTCTTTAACTCTTGGGGTTCTTTCCCCTAAGAGGTCCCtctaaaataagatttttaaatcACCCAAAATCTAGGTTTTCTTCTACACATGGTActtctttgaaaatcaaaattatgaatcaattgtggtaaattatgataaattaatgttgtttaagtatatatttatggttaattgatgatttcattTGGTATTTCCCTACACTCATGTCCTTCCCCCaattcatgaaaaccttgaattgatatggttAATTGTGAAGATTATAAATATTTAGATTGATTACATTGTTGctaattatgtaattgcttcttgaattaaccttttttatgtaatttattatgtattCTTTGTAATGGAAGTTTGAAAATTCTTGGAAGGGTAATgaggtatgttgattggttcttcttcaattcaattatgaattatgagttaCGTATATAGTAATGCTTCTAAGTCTAATGTGTCGTTTTGATGTTGATGctaagtattcctcatccttaaccctattATATTGAATTAGACATTGGCTACGTATGCATGTTATTGTACGATTATtgtatgattgaaagtagttcttATTATTACAATAAAGTGTTAAGTAAAAGGCTTACTCACTTATGAAgtggtgtctaaagtgaaaggattgatCTCACCTgtgatgacctatgagctatatatgataagatgtttgcataggggtctagaagatactaatgtgaacttgtatgatgagataatatgattactaaagggaaaaATTGCTTAGCATTGAAAgtcatgtaaatgagatggagttctcacgttagtaagtccggcctTCCACATGGGTTACTCACGTTAGTAAGTTCGGATTCCCGAATGATGTGTCGTCTGATGATATTGAAACCTCCACATTAGAAAGACAATGTTTATagaaacaatctccttgacccttaattatgtgcccacataggactctagcttagtggatccaccgaGATAGCTACGtacgaatggttacaccttaggcaagtattaaccctctctttttcaTGTGGAAGTTGAAGACCGAATtacatgtagctcacatggtttcatgtcagttattgcacttctttccctaatgtaaaagtaaatgaacaagttgagtatgtgaactcttattagggttgtcttgaagGCTACTAAAAATGGTAAGGGAGGGTATGtgacttctcttactcattgcacatgtagGATCCTAAGGGATTGTTCTAGTAGTTTtcctttatgattatgattatgattatgattatgttgataagctatgagtagtatatatatatgaagcatgttatcTATGAGAATATGTGTAAGTATGAAATGGGTGGCTTAATGTGATACTATGTTTTTGATAGGGTAATGGGGCTTTATTCTtagcattgcacaagtgttgcttgagttacttatatgttgatatgattatgattttcCTTTTATCTGTAGATTTAATTGTTGTACATTatgcatggttttgactaaattgtgccttTCCTCAAGCATTGATTATTTTTGTGCATAggatccatacttagtacatgtgatttatactaacccatatttctccattttccccaaacattttagtttCGGGCCATCAAGGAGATTCGTGGTCATTGGATAATAATACTTGGATCTTTCCTAAGTCAATTGGTGATTCCTCATGAGTTCCAAGAATAGAGCCACTTATCAAGCCTTATTAGTTTTGCCTAtgttttgagacaattattccATTATCATGTTGAGAATTTATTGTAGCCAATAtggcatattgtaatagactaagggctATTCCCAAACTATTGTGATTCATACTCTTGTAGACAGTCTACATGTGAGATGAGACTTTAGATTTGTATATGATTTGTTATGCTCAAagtgaagtctatgtacacttcgtatgtgaggagtctatgtaaactccatatgtaacgttttaaattttccgtatttttgacctatgatgtgctatgatgtatgataagggcttgtcttagtcctcttagAGGACTATGACACCGGTCACGCCTaaggggtactttgggtcgtaaCCTAGAGCTATGGAAACAGTTAATGCAACGGTAGTAGCATTGAGTTGCCATAGACACTCTTATAGCACTGATTATGTCATCCTTCTGATGCGACCTAATAGTTGGTATATGCAACATTTTATAAGCGTTGCCATAAAGTACATATTCtaacatgtattttatttatagaaacatttatttttataaaaaaaatcaacgaTTTCCAGTTCTATTGCAACGACTTTTAACCTATTGCAACGATTTCCTATTCTATTATAAGTGTTTCCATAGAGTACATATTGCAACATTTATTTATCTAATAGAAAtggttatttttataaaatatcaatGATTTCCAAGATCTACTGTAGCGATTATTTAATCTTTTGCAATGACAATGTATAGACGGTTCTAATTGATTAACAACATATTGCAATATATGATGTACATGAAATAAAAATCTTAGTCGTAAGACACtatcaatgtatatatatatatataattataataaaatagatatacatatataattagtcGTCCATCGAAAAATTTTTATAAACATCACCATCAAAATATCTAACAAAGAGATCATAATATATCCATAAGAGCAGCACATATGTTCAAACCCAAATGATCCCTTAGGTATTTCATCAATACTAATGAGTTATGATATAAGTTTTAAATGTTTGACCGCACAACGAATATTAGAACTATCTAATATcagaaattcaaaaatattcaaGGTCAAGATCACCTTCATTGCTATGATCTTTTCCCCATTCTTCATTTTCGatacctacaaaaaaatttgcatAAAGTTATATTTAGTTGATAATAGGTGATTAAATGAGAGGATAAAGAACTTTCTTCTGTAACATGTGGAATTCTCCCCTTTCTCCATAGTTTTTCATCAAAAACCGTGCTTCAGTAACACGAGGGAATCGTCcaaaacttaattaaaaaaagaagcatTGAAGATAATTCTAACAGACTTATCTATCAATTACTCAAGCATTGCAGATAATTCAGAAAGGAAGCATTCAACAAACTTTTTCGTCAAAAATAATACTACTCAATATATGAACTCACTCTTTCAAGAGACAATACAAACTAGGATAATATGGTAGAAGGAACAAGTTTAATGTCATAGCCTATATATCCAAACACCAATTTATgcaaaaatgttgaaaatgtcACAAATGTATCCAAAAGTTGAATCTTATAGCCTCTTAATGTATTTGATTGGAATGTATCagatgaggaagaagaagaaaatcggCATGCCAATATAATTGATGACAATCGGCAtgccaacatcaacataataaatTCTCCTCTTACATGAATGTTCTACTCATGGTCGCGGGAAAATGGACATACATCAATGAATGTCCTCTTAGATGAATGTTCGACTCAATGATCTGCCGCATGCTCAGGCGGCATCACCCGTGGTTTTTGTATGAGATTAAGAAACATATGCCCCACCTGAGAAGTACCTCTACAATGTAGAAACAAATGGCTATTCAAACCCTATGATGTATCCAACTGATTGTATCAGGGATGGTATTTAAACTAGAGAAATAAGTTAACCTTTACAGTAAGCAGGCCACACTCTCAATCTCCCATTCATTTAGAACCCTTCTGAAGATGATATTCCATCATTGGTTAGTCTAGGTTTCAGCAATGAATGCTTCAGGATTGTcacaaaatgaatataaatctGGAAAATCCTCCATGAGTGAGTTCTAGCCGATCCATTTGTCTTTCTCCGAAATATAATACTAGTACCTTCACCCACATTATAACCTATGCTCCCGTATTTGTTAATGATTACATCCTTCCAAAGAGCATGATACTCTTTACCAAACCTCCACAACCATTTTGATAAAAGACACATGTTTTGCAGCCCTAAATTCTTAACACCCAGCCCACCAATTTAGGACACATCAATTATTTCATTTCTAGTAATCTGTTTTTATCAATAGAAAAGAGGCAGCAAGAATATTGGATGCAACCTGTATAACCATACACAATTTCATACTCAAGAAACAGAGAGTACAAtaagttctacaatctatggtgAAGTTAAAACTTAATTCTAACATACAACAGTCAAACATCAATAAGACATCTAACAAAGAAAATCTTAAACTCAAAGAAAAAGTAAGCAAAGACTAAGGTAAGGCTGTGATTTTTGCTCGCAGTCAAACATCAATAAGACAGGTAACAATCTGAAAGCATGTAGAacagaacaacaacaacagagAATAAATACTATAAAGGATAGAACAAAGTAGAATTAAGGTTTACAATGATGTTTATTAAAGAAGAATGAAGGTAAACATTTTTATGGGTCTTCTACAATAAGTAGAAAAGTTTGCCTCTTTGAAAATAGAACTGCAACTTGTATTCTAAACATGACTTTAAACATGTGGATGTTTAAGCAAATGATCATGTCTTCTCATTATTTAAGTATTTCGGCCAATCTTGCTAGTTCTAACTAGTAAACAATAAACAGTGATGTGTATGAATCATGATCGAGTTGTTCAAGATAGAATATAAGAAGAAGTAAGAAAACCAACCTTTATTGTTACAGCCATCAAATGGATGATTGATTAGTTTAAGAGCACCCCTATCTTCAAGCGAACCAAAAGTGAATCATAGCATATTAGGATGAAGTGTTAATCCTGGATTTAGACGCTGAAGTTGTGCAATGATGTTTACTGTAACATATCTTTCTATTGTATCTTTTTATGCATTGAATTTTTCTTGCATTATTTGTTGCATCCGCTCTTCAAGTTCCTCgaattttttcttcatcatttCATCAGCGACAGTTTGTGAAGCGAGACCAGAACCTCCCTTTTTATGTTTCAAAAGAGTCTTGGTTACTCCACGTCCATATAATCTTACTCGACCTAGATGATCTTGCCTCATGGGTGTTGTAAATGCGTCAAGAGATTGAGTAACATCTTCATTTTGGTGAGTTTCTATCCTCTCCATCTCAGCATTCATATCAGGCTCAATAGAAGAGAGTTCAATTAAATTGAATCGATCATATATAAggacaaaaaattcatatagaTCAACTTATAATAAGAAAAGTTCATACTACTTTGGCAATTGTATCTTTATATGAGTCCTTGTATACTTGGTCAGATTTCCTTTTTCTAGTAGCCACAAATAAGTCCTTACTTGGCAAAGCATAAGGagtttccttctttttttcctaGTTACATGCAAGTCACCATTAAAATATTCCTAAACAAAGTGAACAATGTCATagtaattatacaaaaaaacatCAAACCTCGCGAATTATAGCAAAACTTTTCTTGCCAACAGTGCGTGGATACCTCAACTTTTATTCGATTCTATTTATTGGTGTGGGACGTCTcctacaaattaaaaaattaatgattcaAACAGATACTAGTAGTAATGGAGAAAAAATTCTTACGagatattcaagatttatttaTCACCTTTTTGCCATTTGAGTTGCATTATCGGCATATGCATAAAAGTGTGTTTTATTCAACCTACAATTATACCCTCTCCAAGCAAGTTGAATTGCTCCCAAAGCCCATTCTTTTCCAACATCCGGAATGTCATATTTTTCCTACAATTTAATCCAATTACATcaacaagaaaaatgaaatattttcaatcaaataatGAAACAGTGAGAATACAAAACCTTGTTATAGTTCTGCAAATCATCATGTGTCTTCAACTTCTTCCAATTAAATACATTAATAGGACAAAATGTTCCATTTCTTGCCAATGTTCCAAGAAAGCTGCCCAATTCGCTTACCACTTCTTTAGTAGGACGATTGGGATAGTTCAACTCATTTAGCAGGATCAGTTTACGCTTAGTCTGTCCATGAACAACCTGCATTTTTGTGCCACctcttttttcttgtttagtATAGGGTCTACGTAGATTATAGTTATTTAGAGATCTTTTGGAATAATATgaacttaaatttgtatatgcTTTCCTTGTTCCTCAAATTGGTTATTTCCTTTGAGATTGGTTGAATTTTGTGGACGTTGCTACATTGGTTCATGCAGTGGTTGTGATGCTGGATTACTAGAAAGTTGTGACTGTTGTTGCACTTGTTCATCTGCTACTTGTGATAAGGGAGTGGTAGAATCGGGCAACAGGTGTTGCACTTTCTCATGTACTGTTTATACTGTAGAAAATGTAGAATTCAAAGACACATGTTACACTTGAGATTCATTTAGAGAGTTGTTCGAGTTCAATTTTTTCTTGTGACACTTTTCCTTTGACTTCATAACTTCAACGGTTAAAATAGACTCCGTGTTCCGTTTGTGCTTGTGATGTGATACCTTTTTATTTCGCAAAGAAACAAGTGATGTAGCTGAAACAGAGTTTAAATTCTGAACTTTCTGGCGTTTTGTCACACACGTTTCTTGATTCATGATTGTTCAAGTCTCtggaattttaaaaaattaaatatataattggtTAGAAGAAGGAATTCAATACTTCTCCACTTAACAAACCTCATGAATAAAGTAAACGCCACTCTCGTTAcacataacaaaaataataaaatagcaCAATAGAAATGGAATAAAGAGGATCACTTAATCATTTAATCATCTTCCTCCATCCAGTCCCAATCTGTTTCATCAACATCATTCTTATATTCTGACGTTTCTACAACTGTATCTTCTGAATGTTGTGCTTACATGTAATATCAACAATATCAACGGCCACATCTTCTCTTCACCATATAAAGTCACCTCATCTAATCCGTTTGAGGAACCAATGTCATCATTAGGCTCGCTCCAAAATTTGTCGCCTATACTAGGACAATTTTCTTCCTCTAGATCATATAAATAAACAGGAACCTTATTctttgcataataaacatttttcttaattctaTCCGTGATATAAAACACTTGATGAACTTGTGATGCTAACACAAAAGGGTCATCTTTACTGCATAACTTGTTGAAGTATACTCGAGTTAACCTATATTCATGTACTTCATTCTGATACCACTCACATCAAAACAATACAACACTAAAACAACCATAATAATCAATTTCAATGATATCTTGAATAACTCAATGATAAACAACATTTCCATCAACAGAATTATGGTCCCCAGAACTAGAAACTATCTGTTGAATCTGATAAAGTCGCTCCACTAATTTTAGTTATACGCGGGCATCCCTCTTTTTCGTATGATATCGATATCCATTGATAAAATATGGAGTATATATCCATGCCACCATATTAGGCCCTTTAGCTAGCCTAAGTAACTGTCGAGGTACTTCaacattttacttttcttttggaACCAATTGCTAAATTCACGACTGTGACTCCTTGCTCTATCCCATGCATTTAATATACTATGATTACTCATTATGTTCTTATGTTCCATTCAACATGAATATTGAAAATTTAGTTACCGGACTTTATAAATCTTAATGTACCTtatctaacaaaaaaatttattataaaatgtaAATAATTGTTGTACGATTTATCTTACTCGATAAGCTTTTCCACTTGTTCATCTCTAGTATTGAAAATGGCATGCCAATATGTTTCATGACGTAACTCTGAATCCATGAAATTATCTTCTCCCTTTAAATTGGATGACCAATCTTACGGGATATAGGTGACAAATTCTAATCGCATTCCTCATCCTCAATTTGGTACATACTGAATTTTGTCTTCACTCGATCATGTAGGTATCTCAAACTACGATTCATACAATCTCTACCCACAACATCCTCTATTATCGATGCTTCTGGACATTTTCAATTAAGCATGAGCCCCTTAAAGTTATATAGCTTTCTCTCAATGGAATACATCCAACGAAGATGAGTCGGGCCCCCAAGCTTCATTTCATTCACTAAATGAATAGGAAAATTTAGCCTTATGTCAAAAAGGCTggattaaaaatcatttaaagatCATAAATTATTTAACCAATTTCATACTCCAATTTTTCGTGATCCGTTGGACTTATTACCTTACTACATATGTCTCTAAAGAAATCGTCAAACCTTATCAATGTCAATGAAACTTTCTTGGGCAATGTCTTTATAACGACAACCTGAAGCAAGTAATGTATCATAAAATGAGAATCATGACTGTTGTATCACGATATTTTCATATCTTTCTCATTCACGCGGTGTGATATATTTGTAGCACACACTTTAGGTAATTTGACATATTCAAAGACACTGCAAAATAACCTCCTTAGTTCTGGCTTCATGAAGAATGATGAATGAGCCAAACTTATATTTCCACAATCGGCTTCAATTGGTTGTAGATCCTTTCATATTTCCCTTTTGTTGCACGTCATAGCTAGAAtttacattatcttttgactttcCATATATCTCTAATAAAGTTCGAAGCAAACTATCACATGTGTTCTTCTCAATGTGCATCATATCAAGATTGTGCTTTAATTTGTTATATGCCCAATATGATAATTCaaagaaaatagatatttttttccatGGACCCTTATTATCTCGCaatctctttcttttaccctttcCAAAGACATTATTGAATTCATTCAACTCTTCAAGTCATTCTACACCCTACAAAGGAGTAGGTGCAGGCATGTGCTTCTGCTT
The nucleotide sequence above comes from Solanum pennellii chromosome 9, SPENNV200. Encoded proteins:
- the LOC107031562 gene encoding uncharacterized protein LOC107031562, whose protein sequence is MNKCNNSHNFLVIQHHNHCMNQCSNVHKIQPISKEITNLRNKVVHGQTKRKLILLNELNYPNRPTKEVVSELGSFLGTLARNGTFCPINVFNWKKLKTHDDLQNYNKEKYDIPDVGKEWALGAIQLAWRGYNCRLNKTHFYAYADNATQMAKRRRPTPINRIE